In Thalassococcus sp. S3, the sequence CCGCCTCACGGCCCGCTAACATGTTCAAAAGTGTGGACTTGCCCGCATTCGGTGGGCCCACAATCGCGACCTCGAACCCCGTCCTGATGCGTTCCGCGATACCAACGCCCGCGCTCTGTTCTGCGATGTCAACGGCGACGTTCTTAAGCAATTCGCTCACCTCTGGCGTGACATCGGTTGGAACATCTTCATCCGCGAAATCTATGACAGCTTCGATAAGGGACGCCGCCCGGATCAGGTCCACACGCCAGGTCCGCGTCCGCTGCCCCAAAGCGCCCGACAAGGTTTGCTGCGCCTGGCGCCGCTGAAAATCCGTCTCCGCGTCAATGAGATCGGCCAGCCCCTCCACCTGGGCGAGGTCGAGCTTTCCGTTCTCCAATGCACGCCGCGTGAACTCCCCCGGCTCCGCCAGCCTTGCAGAGGACGTTGCCAAAACTTGCAGCATCCGGACGACCACGGCGGTACTGCCGTGAAGATGAAACTCAATGACGTCTTCGCCGGTAAAGCTGTGTGGCGCATCAAATCGCAGCACCAATGCTTCGTCGATCAGCTCTCCATCAAGATCACGCAATTTCCGCAAAGCTGGCTCGCGACCAGCAGGCAGATGTTTTGCGACTTGTCTTGCAACGACATGCGCGTCAGATCCGGACAACCGAACGACAGCAACACCCGCTTTGCCTTGCGCTGTCGCCAGGGCAAAGATCGTATCCATCTCGCATGACCCTTACTTGCGTTAAGATACCCGCTAGGTATTCATCGAGTCGAAGAATTCCGAGTTCGTCTTGGTCTGCTTCAATTTCGAAATCAGGAATTCAATAGCGTCCGTGGTTCCCATCGGGTTCAGGATCCGGCGCAAGACAAAGGTTTTCTGCAAGTCGATCTTGTCGACCAGCAGATCTTCTTTCCGCGTACCCGATTTCAGAATATCAATCGCCGGGAAGACACGCTTGTCTGCGAT encodes:
- the mnmE gene encoding tRNA uridine-5-carboxymethylaminomethyl(34) synthesis GTPase MnmE yields the protein MDTIFALATAQGKAGVAVVRLSGSDAHVVARQVAKHLPAGREPALRKLRDLDGELIDEALVLRFDAPHSFTGEDVIEFHLHGSTAVVVRMLQVLATSSARLAEPGEFTRRALENGKLDLAQVEGLADLIDAETDFQRRQAQQTLSGALGQRTRTWRVDLIRAASLIEAVIDFADEDVPTDVTPEVSELLKNVAVDIAEQSAGVGIAERIRTGFEVAIVGPPNAGKSTLLNMLAGREAAITSEYAGTTRDVIEVRMDLDGLPVTLLDTAGLRDTADFVESLGIEKARERASAADLRVFLVDDLTTVGMDIRDDDIVRRPKADLVQNSDGAISGKTGEGVDLLIKEIGETLRNRTMGVGLASRQRHKDALDRARDALRNAETLLEDGPDSYDLVAEHIRSAVRALEALIGRVDVENLLDEIFSSFCLGK